A genome region from Arachis duranensis cultivar V14167 chromosome 8, aradu.V14167.gnm2.J7QH, whole genome shotgun sequence includes the following:
- the LOC107462588 gene encoding thymidylate kinase isoform X2 has product MICGTCTTASKSLFKELLLQKSFNFRVQFFSNCSPKKLRMDSNLNCSIEGNKKVCRGALVVLEGLDRSGKSSQCSRLVNYFESQGISAELWRFPDRNTDVGKMISAYLTNTSQLDDHTIHLLFSANRWEKRSLMETKLKSGTTLIVDRYSYSGVAFSAAKGLDIEWCKAPEVGLLAPDLVAYLDIPPEKAAERGGYGGERYEKLEFQKKVAESYKALHDVSWKSVDACQPIEDVEKQLQEIVFDCVTECQKGKKPLSLLW; this is encoded by the exons ATGATCTGTGGCACTTGTACCACAGCTTCTAAATCACT TTTCAAAGAACTATTGTTGCAGAAATCATTCAATTTTCGGGTTCAGTTCTTCTCCAATTGCTCCCCTAAGAAGCTAAGAATGGATAGTAATCTTAATTGTAGCATTGAGGGCAACAAAAAGGTGTGTAGAGGTGCCTTGGTTGTCCTAGAAGGCTTGGATCGTTCTGGGAAGTCCTCTCAGTGTAGCAGACTAGTCAATTATTTTGAGAGTCAAGGAATTTCTGCTGAATTATGGAGATTTCCTGACAGAAACACTGATGTTGGGAAAATGATATCTGCCTATCTTACTAACACTTCACAGTTGGATGATCATACTATTCATCTCCTCTTTAGTGCCAATCGTTGGGAGAAGAG GTCACTGATGGAAACCAAACTCAAATCTGGAACAACTCTCATTGTTGACCGCTATTCATATTCTGGTGTGGCTTTCTCCGCTGCCAAGGGACTTGATATTGAGTGGTGTAAG GCTCCAGAGGTTGGGCTGCTTGCTCCGGATTTGGTAGCTTACCTTGATATTCCACCGGAG AAAGCCGCAGAAAGAGGAGGATATGGAGGTGAGAGATATGAAAAGTTGGAGTTTCAGAAGAAAGTTGCTGAAAGTTACAAAGCTCTTCATGATGTCTCCTGGAAG TCTGTAGATGCTTGCCAACCCATTGAAGATGTGGAAAAACAGTTACAGGAGATAGTATTTGATTGTGTCACAGAGTGTCAGAAGGGGAAGAAGCCGCTCTCCCTCTTGTGGTAA
- the LOC107462588 gene encoding thymidylate kinase isoform X3 — MDSNLNCSIEGNKKVCRGALVVLEGLDRSGKSSQCSRLVNYFESQGISAELWRFPDRNTDVGKMISAYLTNTSQLDDHTIHLLFSANRWEKRSLMETKLKSGTTLIVDRYSYSGVAFSAAKGLDIEWCKAPEVGLLAPDLVAYLDIPPEKAAERGGYGGERYEKLEFQKKVAESYKALHDVSWKSVDACQPIEDVEKQLQEIVFDCVTECQKGKKPLSLLW; from the exons ATGGATAGTAATCTTAATTGTAGCATTGAGGGCAACAAAAAGGTGTGTAGAGGTGCCTTGGTTGTCCTAGAAGGCTTGGATCGTTCTGGGAAGTCCTCTCAGTGTAGCAGACTAGTCAATTATTTTGAGAGTCAAGGAATTTCTGCTGAATTATGGAGATTTCCTGACAGAAACACTGATGTTGGGAAAATGATATCTGCCTATCTTACTAACACTTCACAGTTGGATGATCATACTATTCATCTCCTCTTTAGTGCCAATCGTTGGGAGAAGAG GTCACTGATGGAAACCAAACTCAAATCTGGAACAACTCTCATTGTTGACCGCTATTCATATTCTGGTGTGGCTTTCTCCGCTGCCAAGGGACTTGATATTGAGTGGTGTAAG GCTCCAGAGGTTGGGCTGCTTGCTCCGGATTTGGTAGCTTACCTTGATATTCCACCGGAG AAAGCCGCAGAAAGAGGAGGATATGGAGGTGAGAGATATGAAAAGTTGGAGTTTCAGAAGAAAGTTGCTGAAAGTTACAAAGCTCTTCATGATGTCTCCTGGAAG TCTGTAGATGCTTGCCAACCCATTGAAGATGTGGAAAAACAGTTACAGGAGATAGTATTTGATTGTGTCACAGAGTGTCAGAAGGGGAAGAAGCCGCTCTCCCTCTTGTGGTAA
- the LOC107462588 gene encoding thymidylate kinase isoform X1 produces the protein MICGTCTTASKSLSFKELLLQKSFNFRVQFFSNCSPKKLRMDSNLNCSIEGNKKVCRGALVVLEGLDRSGKSSQCSRLVNYFESQGISAELWRFPDRNTDVGKMISAYLTNTSQLDDHTIHLLFSANRWEKRSLMETKLKSGTTLIVDRYSYSGVAFSAAKGLDIEWCKAPEVGLLAPDLVAYLDIPPEKAAERGGYGGERYEKLEFQKKVAESYKALHDVSWKSVDACQPIEDVEKQLQEIVFDCVTECQKGKKPLSLLW, from the exons ATGATCTGTGGCACTTGTACCACAGCTTCTAAATCACT AAGTTTCAAAGAACTATTGTTGCAGAAATCATTCAATTTTCGGGTTCAGTTCTTCTCCAATTGCTCCCCTAAGAAGCTAAGAATGGATAGTAATCTTAATTGTAGCATTGAGGGCAACAAAAAGGTGTGTAGAGGTGCCTTGGTTGTCCTAGAAGGCTTGGATCGTTCTGGGAAGTCCTCTCAGTGTAGCAGACTAGTCAATTATTTTGAGAGTCAAGGAATTTCTGCTGAATTATGGAGATTTCCTGACAGAAACACTGATGTTGGGAAAATGATATCTGCCTATCTTACTAACACTTCACAGTTGGATGATCATACTATTCATCTCCTCTTTAGTGCCAATCGTTGGGAGAAGAG GTCACTGATGGAAACCAAACTCAAATCTGGAACAACTCTCATTGTTGACCGCTATTCATATTCTGGTGTGGCTTTCTCCGCTGCCAAGGGACTTGATATTGAGTGGTGTAAG GCTCCAGAGGTTGGGCTGCTTGCTCCGGATTTGGTAGCTTACCTTGATATTCCACCGGAG AAAGCCGCAGAAAGAGGAGGATATGGAGGTGAGAGATATGAAAAGTTGGAGTTTCAGAAGAAAGTTGCTGAAAGTTACAAAGCTCTTCATGATGTCTCCTGGAAG TCTGTAGATGCTTGCCAACCCATTGAAGATGTGGAAAAACAGTTACAGGAGATAGTATTTGATTGTGTCACAGAGTGTCAGAAGGGGAAGAAGCCGCTCTCCCTCTTGTGGTAA
- the LOC107462576 gene encoding cytochrome c oxidase copper chaperone 2 encodes MGEAKQCSSSSVNGSSSTISSEAPKPRKKICCACPETKRLRDECIVQHGEDSCTKWIEAHRLCLRSEGFNV; translated from the coding sequence ATGGGTGAAGCAAAGcaatgttcttcttcttctgttaaTGGCAGCAGCAGCACCATAAGTTCTGAAGCCCCAAAACCGAGGAAGAAAATCTGCTGTGCTTGCCCTGAAACTAAGAGGCTCAGAGATGAATGCATAGTTCAGCATGGTGAAGACTCTTGTACAAAATGGATTGAAGCTCACCGTTTGTGTCTTCGTTCTGAGGGGTTCAATGTTTGA